In a single window of the Nilaparvata lugens isolate BPH chromosome 1, ASM1435652v1, whole genome shotgun sequence genome:
- the LOC111058914 gene encoding phosphatidate phosphatase LPIN3 isoform X6, giving the protein MPPVHSTGMHSMNYLGKVISNFRYAYNEINAATLTGAIDVVVVEQPDGSYSCSPFHVRFGKIGVLRSKEKVVDIEINGEPVDIHMKLGESGEAFFVEEVAPGEEGIDEFIPPHLACSPIPTESTFADRFSAEIAKADQWSFDVHRDSVERDAQGNECDEEEEDEERSAEKGPIVVLAGGNLPKTFKAETLGSAADKSQVARKLSTVSGDFRPIAETDDVTDDFRPIAAETDDVKQSASTTDLTLDEPPLSASSSLPSNKRKRRKKSLMKKKNNHTNSSSTPSSSFNANNSKKLIGAIEKSVEVSDTIVNQPVDADSIFQIEDIEQNGGSTIQKEREDFNPCDNEGELSRIQNTPQDLHFFSDTEVTPGCSPHDARQYTPVQSDTEFETKRMLTSAENENCKGSDDPPQQSWRWGELPTSSHDDSVKPDDAQRSVLYNMLGFMKRTKQQRRGTQGMYLSDINSIEDLDPEVAALYFPNIYTKPIKQHSINSGGSGSGNDEDAESGNGPSLPQSPHSVEGAIGGPKSLDSDFEEPKHGLFNSKEIALSLCGGLEGQEGPSDQMFQDHIVHFEEFVDNPGLLENPNLVVKIDGKNYKWRTACSILIARLVFNKSLPEDVISRLSDASPRQDKRKGQRRDYYRSWFTWGVRASDPVIPGGKDAIKDQAENSLDILEATNIDNKILPQESVIESKASSVTEAPQETGSDVIGVPDQEPAVIGEQAPTALSVVDSPTQKSSLTTIPVVPRSTKPRPGEQVYSTSSESDSELDRRQRVSKTPSLSIPLDRTHRSGSTDKFKKTLRLSSDLIAKLNLREGANEVEFSVTTAYQGTSRCKCFLFKWRYDDKIVISDIDGTITKSDVLGHILPIVGKDWAQSGVAKLFTKIKNNGYKLLYLSARAIGQARLTRDYLRSIKQEDLSLPEGPILLNPTSLLTAFHTEVIEKKPEEFKISCLRDIQALFPPSSCPFYAGYGNKINDVWAYQAVGIPIFRIFTINHKGELKHELTQTFQSSYSNMSYIVDQMFPAAPVRANLEDFSQFSFWREPLPDIDIQNDLIQPHK; this is encoded by the exons GTATGCACAGCATGAACTACTTGGGCAAAGTGATCAGTAACTTCCGGTATGCTTACAACGAGATCAATGCTGCGACTCTGACAGGGGCGATCGATGTGGTGGTCGTCGAGCAGCCTGAtggctcctattcgtgctctccCTTCCATGTGCGCTTCGGAAAAATCGGCGTTCTTCGCAGTAAGGAGAAAGTG GTGGACATCGAGATAAATGGCGAGCCTGTTGACATTCATATGAAATTAGGAGAATCTGGTGAGGCTTTTTTCGTTGAAGAAGTTGCACCAGGCGAAGAAGGAATAGATGAGTTTATTCCTCCACACCTTGCTTGCTCACCGATTCCTACAGAGTCGACATTTGCAGATCGATTCTCGGCTGAAATAGCGAAAGCAGATCAGTGGAG TTTTGATGTACACCGTGATTCAGTGGAGCGAGATGCGCAGGGAAACGAGTGCgacgaggaagaggaggatgaagaaagGTCGGCAGAAAAGGGGCCGATAGTGGTGCTGGCCGGCGGCAACCTGCCGAAAACGTTCAAGGCAGAGACGCTGGGCTCGGCGGCCGACAAGAGTCAAGTGGCCAGGAAGCTGAGCACGGTCAGCGGAGACTTCCGGCCAATCGCCGAGACAGATGACGTCACCGACGACTTTCGGCCAATCGCCGCCGAGACCGATGACGTCAAGCAGAGTGCAAGCACCACCGACCTCACCCTCGACGAGCCTCCTCTCTCTGCCTCATCCTCGCTACCCTCCAACAAGCGCAAGCGCAGGAAGAAGTCgctcatgaagaagaagaacaaccaTACCAACAGCAGCAGCACTCCTTCCAGCAGCTTCAACGCCAACAATAGCAAGAAGTTGATCGGTGCCATCGAGAAATCTGTCGAAGTTAGTGATACCATCGTCAATCAACCGGTTGATGCGGATAGTATTTTCCAGATCGAGGATATTGAGCAG AATGGTGGTTCAACAAttcagaaagagagagaagatttCAATCCCTGTGATAATGAAGGTGAACTGTCTCGTATTCAAAACACTCCTCAAGATTTGCATTTCTTCAGTGATACCGAAGTCACTCCTGGCTGCAG tccTCACGATGCTCGTCAGTACACACCGGTGCAAAGTGACACCGAGTTTGAAACGAAAAGGATGCTAACCAGTGCAGAGAATGAGAATTGCAAGGGCTCTGACGATCCTCCACAGCAGTCGTGGCGCTGGGGAGAGCTGCCAACCTCTAGTCATGATGACTCCGTCAAGCCTGATG ATGCACAACGTTCGGTGTTATACAACATGCTGGGCTTCATGAAGAGAACAAAGCAGCAGAGAAGGGGTACACAAGGAATGTATCTGTCAGATATCAATAGCATCGAAGATCTTGATCCCGAAGTAGCTGCTCTCTACTTccccaatatctacaccaagcCAATCAAACAGCATTCCATCAATTCAG GTGGAAGTGGCAGTGGTAATGATGAGGATGCTGAGTCCGGAAACGGGCCGTCTCTGCCGCAGTCGCCGCACAGCGTGGAGGGGGCCATCGGCGGACCCAAGTCACTCGACAGCGACTTCGAAGAACCAAAGCACGGCTTGTTCAATTCCAA AGAAATCGCTTTGTCTCTTTGCGGTGGGCTAGAGGGCCAAGAAGGTCCTTCAGATCAGATGTTCCAGGATCATATTGTCCATTTCGAAGAGTTTGTTGATAACCCGGGACTCCTTGAGAACCCTAATCTTGTTGTCAAAATCGACGGCAAAAATTACAAATGGCGAACTGCGTGTTCTATTCTTATTGCGCGCCTTGTATTCAACAAGTCATTGCCTGAg GATGTCATATCCAGACTGTCTGATGCATCACCCAGGCAGGACAAGAGGAAAGGCCAGCGCCGGGACTATTACCGATCTTGGTTCACATGGGGAGTTCGAGCTTCAGACCCAG TTATTCCTGGTGGTAAAGACGCAATCAAAGATCAAGCTGAAAACTCCTTAGACATTTTGGAAGCAACCAATATCGACAATAAGATACTCCCGCAGGAGTCAGTAATTGA AAGTAAGGCAAGCAGTGTCACTGAAGCACCTCAAGAAACAGGTTCAGATGTGATTGGTGTCCCTGACCAGGAGCCAGCCGTGATTGGCGAGCAGGCGCCCACTGCTCTCTCAGTCGTTGATTCGCCTACTCAAAAATCTAGTCTCACCACCATTCCTGTTGTACCCCGGTCAACCAAACCTCGTCCTGG TGAACAAGTGTATTCAACATCATCTGAATCTGATTCAGAGTTGGACCGTAGGCAGAGAGTTTCAAAGACGCCCAGTCTCAGCATTCCTCTGGACAGAACTCACCGCTCTGGTAGCACTGACAAGTTCAAGAAAACATTGCGTCTCTCATCAGATCTCATT gCCAAATTGAATCTGAGGGAGGGAGCGAATGAGGTGGAGTTCAGTGTAACAACAGCATATCAGGGCACTAGCAGATGCAAATGTTTCCTATTCAAGTGGCGCTATGATGATAAAATTGTGATATCTGATATTGATGGTACAATTACCAA GTCTGATGTTCTGGGTCACATCTTGCCCATTGTAGGAAAAGACTGGGCTCAAAGTGGAGTCGCAAAGCTTTTTaccaaaataaagaataatggTTACAAGCTGCTCTACCTCTCTGCGAGAGCCATAG gTCAAGCACGACTCACTAGAGACTATCTCAGGTCAATAAAACAGGAAGATTTATCTCTTCCAGAAGGACCCATACTACTGAATCCTACTAGTCTTCTAACTGCATTTCACAC AGAGGTGATTGAGAAAAAGCCTGAAGAGTTCAAGATATCATGTCTTCGAGACATTCAAGCTTTGTTCCCGCCTAGCTCCTGTCCTTTTTACGCAGGTTATGGAAATAAGATTAAT GATGTTTGGGCTTATCAGGCTGTGGGAATACCAATATTCCGAATTTTCACTATTAACCATAAGGGTGAACTGAAACATGAACTCACTCAGACATTCCAGTCATC GTATTCGAACATGAGCTACATAGTTGACCAGATGTTCCCGGCGGCGCCTGTCAGAGCAAATCTCGAGGACTTCTCGCAGTTCTCGTTCTGGCGAGAGCCCCTACCCGACATCGACATTCAAAACGATCTGATTCAGCCACACAAATAA
- the LOC111058914 gene encoding phosphatidate phosphatase LPIN1 isoform X3: MHSMNYLGKVISNFRYAYNEINAATLTGAIDVVVVEQPDGSYSCSPFHVRFGKIGVLRSKEKVVDIEINGEPVDIHMKLGESGEAFFVEEVAPGEEGIDEFIPPHLACSPIPTESTFADRFSAEIAKADQWSFDVHRDSVERDAQGNECDEEEEDEERSAEKGPIVVLAGGNLPKTFKAETLGSAADKSQVARKLSTVSGDFRPIAETDDVTDDFRPIAAETDDVKQSASTTDLTLDEPPLSASSSLPSNKRKRRKKSLMKKKNNHTNSSSTPSSSFNANNSKKLIGAIEKSVEVSDTIVNQPVDADSIFQIEDIEQNGGSTIQKEREDFNPCDNEGELSRIQNTPQDLHFFSDTEVTPGCRGLLMDELTAAKDGDASFEVLSAEDLLKAAAAAAAAVAANSAASFPHDARQYTPVQSDTEFETKRMLTSAENENCKGSDDPPQQSWRWGELPTSSHDDSVKPDDAQRSVLYNMLGFMKRTKQQRRGTQGMYLSDINSIEDLDPEVAALYFPNIYTKPIKQHSINSGGGSGSGNDEDAESGNGPSLPQSPHSVEGAIGGPKSLDSDFEEPKHGLFNSKEIALSLCGGLEGQEGPSDQMFQDHIVHFEEFVDNPGLLENPNLVVKIDGKNYKWRTACSILIARLVFNKSLPEDVISRLSDASPRQDKRKGQRRDYYRSWFTWGVRASDPVIPGGKDAIKDQAENSLDILEATNIDNKILPQESVIESKASSVTEAPQETGSDVIGVPDQEPAVIGEQAPTALSVVDSPTQKSSLTTIPVVPRSTKPRPGEQVYSTSSESDSELDRRQRVSKTPSLSIPLDRTHRSGSTDKFKKTLRLSSDLIAKLNLREGANEVEFSVTTAYQGTSRCKCFLFKWRYDDKIVISDIDGTITKSDVLGHILPIVGKDWAQSGVAKLFTKIKNNGYKLLYLSARAIGQARLTRDYLRSIKQEDLSLPEGPILLNPTSLLTAFHTEVIEKKPEEFKISCLRDIQALFPPSSCPFYAGYGNKINDVWAYQAVGIPIFRIFTINHKGELKHELTQTFQSSYSNMSYIVDQMFPAAPVRANLEDFSQFSFWREPLPDIDIQNDLIQPHK, encoded by the exons ATGCACAGCATGAACTACTTGGGCAAAGTGATCAGTAACTTCCGGTATGCTTACAACGAGATCAATGCTGCGACTCTGACAGGGGCGATCGATGTGGTGGTCGTCGAGCAGCCTGAtggctcctattcgtgctctccCTTCCATGTGCGCTTCGGAAAAATCGGCGTTCTTCGCAGTAAGGAGAAAGTG GTGGACATCGAGATAAATGGCGAGCCTGTTGACATTCATATGAAATTAGGAGAATCTGGTGAGGCTTTTTTCGTTGAAGAAGTTGCACCAGGCGAAGAAGGAATAGATGAGTTTATTCCTCCACACCTTGCTTGCTCACCGATTCCTACAGAGTCGACATTTGCAGATCGATTCTCGGCTGAAATAGCGAAAGCAGATCAGTGGAG TTTTGATGTACACCGTGATTCAGTGGAGCGAGATGCGCAGGGAAACGAGTGCgacgaggaagaggaggatgaagaaagGTCGGCAGAAAAGGGGCCGATAGTGGTGCTGGCCGGCGGCAACCTGCCGAAAACGTTCAAGGCAGAGACGCTGGGCTCGGCGGCCGACAAGAGTCAAGTGGCCAGGAAGCTGAGCACGGTCAGCGGAGACTTCCGGCCAATCGCCGAGACAGATGACGTCACCGACGACTTTCGGCCAATCGCCGCCGAGACCGATGACGTCAAGCAGAGTGCAAGCACCACCGACCTCACCCTCGACGAGCCTCCTCTCTCTGCCTCATCCTCGCTACCCTCCAACAAGCGCAAGCGCAGGAAGAAGTCgctcatgaagaagaagaacaaccaTACCAACAGCAGCAGCACTCCTTCCAGCAGCTTCAACGCCAACAATAGCAAGAAGTTGATCGGTGCCATCGAGAAATCTGTCGAAGTTAGTGATACCATCGTCAATCAACCGGTTGATGCGGATAGTATTTTCCAGATCGAGGATATTGAGCAG AATGGTGGTTCAACAAttcagaaagagagagaagatttCAATCCCTGTGATAATGAAGGTGAACTGTCTCGTATTCAAAACACTCCTCAAGATTTGCATTTCTTCAGTGATACCGAAGTCACTCCTGGCTGCAG AGGCCTCCTAATGGATGAGCTGACGGCAGCGAAGGACGGCGACGCCTCGTTTGAGGTTCTCTCCGCCGAAGACCTCCTCAAGGCTGCCgccgctgctgctgctgctgttgctgcTAATTCTGCTGCGTCCTT tccTCACGATGCTCGTCAGTACACACCGGTGCAAAGTGACACCGAGTTTGAAACGAAAAGGATGCTAACCAGTGCAGAGAATGAGAATTGCAAGGGCTCTGACGATCCTCCACAGCAGTCGTGGCGCTGGGGAGAGCTGCCAACCTCTAGTCATGATGACTCCGTCAAGCCTGATG ATGCACAACGTTCGGTGTTATACAACATGCTGGGCTTCATGAAGAGAACAAAGCAGCAGAGAAGGGGTACACAAGGAATGTATCTGTCAGATATCAATAGCATCGAAGATCTTGATCCCGAAGTAGCTGCTCTCTACTTccccaatatctacaccaagcCAATCAAACAGCATTCCATCAATTCAG GAGGTGGAAGTGGCAGTGGTAATGATGAGGATGCTGAGTCCGGAAACGGGCCGTCTCTGCCGCAGTCGCCGCACAGCGTGGAGGGGGCCATCGGCGGACCCAAGTCACTCGACAGCGACTTCGAAGAACCAAAGCACGGCTTGTTCAATTCCAA AGAAATCGCTTTGTCTCTTTGCGGTGGGCTAGAGGGCCAAGAAGGTCCTTCAGATCAGATGTTCCAGGATCATATTGTCCATTTCGAAGAGTTTGTTGATAACCCGGGACTCCTTGAGAACCCTAATCTTGTTGTCAAAATCGACGGCAAAAATTACAAATGGCGAACTGCGTGTTCTATTCTTATTGCGCGCCTTGTATTCAACAAGTCATTGCCTGAg GATGTCATATCCAGACTGTCTGATGCATCACCCAGGCAGGACAAGAGGAAAGGCCAGCGCCGGGACTATTACCGATCTTGGTTCACATGGGGAGTTCGAGCTTCAGACCCAG TTATTCCTGGTGGTAAAGACGCAATCAAAGATCAAGCTGAAAACTCCTTAGACATTTTGGAAGCAACCAATATCGACAATAAGATACTCCCGCAGGAGTCAGTAATTGA AAGTAAGGCAAGCAGTGTCACTGAAGCACCTCAAGAAACAGGTTCAGATGTGATTGGTGTCCCTGACCAGGAGCCAGCCGTGATTGGCGAGCAGGCGCCCACTGCTCTCTCAGTCGTTGATTCGCCTACTCAAAAATCTAGTCTCACCACCATTCCTGTTGTACCCCGGTCAACCAAACCTCGTCCTGG TGAACAAGTGTATTCAACATCATCTGAATCTGATTCAGAGTTGGACCGTAGGCAGAGAGTTTCAAAGACGCCCAGTCTCAGCATTCCTCTGGACAGAACTCACCGCTCTGGTAGCACTGACAAGTTCAAGAAAACATTGCGTCTCTCATCAGATCTCATT gCCAAATTGAATCTGAGGGAGGGAGCGAATGAGGTGGAGTTCAGTGTAACAACAGCATATCAGGGCACTAGCAGATGCAAATGTTTCCTATTCAAGTGGCGCTATGATGATAAAATTGTGATATCTGATATTGATGGTACAATTACCAA GTCTGATGTTCTGGGTCACATCTTGCCCATTGTAGGAAAAGACTGGGCTCAAAGTGGAGTCGCAAAGCTTTTTaccaaaataaagaataatggTTACAAGCTGCTCTACCTCTCTGCGAGAGCCATAG gTCAAGCACGACTCACTAGAGACTATCTCAGGTCAATAAAACAGGAAGATTTATCTCTTCCAGAAGGACCCATACTACTGAATCCTACTAGTCTTCTAACTGCATTTCACAC AGAGGTGATTGAGAAAAAGCCTGAAGAGTTCAAGATATCATGTCTTCGAGACATTCAAGCTTTGTTCCCGCCTAGCTCCTGTCCTTTTTACGCAGGTTATGGAAATAAGATTAAT GATGTTTGGGCTTATCAGGCTGTGGGAATACCAATATTCCGAATTTTCACTATTAACCATAAGGGTGAACTGAAACATGAACTCACTCAGACATTCCAGTCATC GTATTCGAACATGAGCTACATAGTTGACCAGATGTTCCCGGCGGCGCCTGTCAGAGCAAATCTCGAGGACTTCTCGCAGTTCTCGTTCTGGCGAGAGCCCCTACCCGACATCGACATTCAAAACGATCTGATTCAGCCACACAAATAA
- the LOC111058914 gene encoding phosphatidate phosphatase LPIN3 isoform X8, whose product MHSMNYLGKVISNFRYAYNEINAATLTGAIDVVVVEQPDGSYSCSPFHVRFGKIGVLRSKEKVVDIEINGEPVDIHMKLGESGEAFFVEEVAPGEEGIDEFIPPHLACSPIPTESTFADRFSAEIAKADQWSFDVHRDSVERDAQGNECDEEEEDEERSAEKGPIVVLAGGNLPKTFKAETLGSAADKSQVARKLSTVSGDFRPIAETDDVTDDFRPIAAETDDVKQSASTTDLTLDEPPLSASSSLPSNKRKRRKKSLMKKKNNHTNSSSTPSSSFNANNSKKLIGAIEKSVEVSDTIVNQPVDADSIFQIEDIEQNGGSTIQKEREDFNPCDNEGELSRIQNTPQDLHFFSDTEVTPGCSPHDARQYTPVQSDTEFETKRMLTSAENENCKGSDDPPQQSWRWGELPTSSHDDSVKPDDAQRSVLYNMLGFMKRTKQQRRGTQGMYLSDINSIEDLDPEVAALYFPNIYTKPIKQHSINSGGSGSGNDEDAESGNGPSLPQSPHSVEGAIGGPKSLDSDFEEPKHGLFNSKEIALSLCGGLEGQEGPSDQMFQDHIVHFEEFVDNPGLLENPNLVVKIDGKNYKWRTACSILIARLVFNKSLPEDVISRLSDASPRQDKRKGQRRDYYRSWFTWGVRASDPVIPGGKDAIKDQAENSLDILEATNIDNKILPQESVIESKASSVTEAPQETGSDVIGVPDQEPAVIGEQAPTALSVVDSPTQKSSLTTIPVVPRSTKPRPGEQVYSTSSESDSELDRRQRVSKTPSLSIPLDRTHRSGSTDKFKKTLRLSSDLIAKLNLREGANEVEFSVTTAYQGTSRCKCFLFKWRYDDKIVISDIDGTITKSDVLGHILPIVGKDWAQSGVAKLFTKIKNNGYKLLYLSARAIGQARLTRDYLRSIKQEDLSLPEGPILLNPTSLLTAFHTEVIEKKPEEFKISCLRDIQALFPPSSCPFYAGYGNKINDVWAYQAVGIPIFRIFTINHKGELKHELTQTFQSSYSNMSYIVDQMFPAAPVRANLEDFSQFSFWREPLPDIDIQNDLIQPHK is encoded by the exons ATGCACAGCATGAACTACTTGGGCAAAGTGATCAGTAACTTCCGGTATGCTTACAACGAGATCAATGCTGCGACTCTGACAGGGGCGATCGATGTGGTGGTCGTCGAGCAGCCTGAtggctcctattcgtgctctccCTTCCATGTGCGCTTCGGAAAAATCGGCGTTCTTCGCAGTAAGGAGAAAGTG GTGGACATCGAGATAAATGGCGAGCCTGTTGACATTCATATGAAATTAGGAGAATCTGGTGAGGCTTTTTTCGTTGAAGAAGTTGCACCAGGCGAAGAAGGAATAGATGAGTTTATTCCTCCACACCTTGCTTGCTCACCGATTCCTACAGAGTCGACATTTGCAGATCGATTCTCGGCTGAAATAGCGAAAGCAGATCAGTGGAG TTTTGATGTACACCGTGATTCAGTGGAGCGAGATGCGCAGGGAAACGAGTGCgacgaggaagaggaggatgaagaaagGTCGGCAGAAAAGGGGCCGATAGTGGTGCTGGCCGGCGGCAACCTGCCGAAAACGTTCAAGGCAGAGACGCTGGGCTCGGCGGCCGACAAGAGTCAAGTGGCCAGGAAGCTGAGCACGGTCAGCGGAGACTTCCGGCCAATCGCCGAGACAGATGACGTCACCGACGACTTTCGGCCAATCGCCGCCGAGACCGATGACGTCAAGCAGAGTGCAAGCACCACCGACCTCACCCTCGACGAGCCTCCTCTCTCTGCCTCATCCTCGCTACCCTCCAACAAGCGCAAGCGCAGGAAGAAGTCgctcatgaagaagaagaacaaccaTACCAACAGCAGCAGCACTCCTTCCAGCAGCTTCAACGCCAACAATAGCAAGAAGTTGATCGGTGCCATCGAGAAATCTGTCGAAGTTAGTGATACCATCGTCAATCAACCGGTTGATGCGGATAGTATTTTCCAGATCGAGGATATTGAGCAG AATGGTGGTTCAACAAttcagaaagagagagaagatttCAATCCCTGTGATAATGAAGGTGAACTGTCTCGTATTCAAAACACTCCTCAAGATTTGCATTTCTTCAGTGATACCGAAGTCACTCCTGGCTGCAG tccTCACGATGCTCGTCAGTACACACCGGTGCAAAGTGACACCGAGTTTGAAACGAAAAGGATGCTAACCAGTGCAGAGAATGAGAATTGCAAGGGCTCTGACGATCCTCCACAGCAGTCGTGGCGCTGGGGAGAGCTGCCAACCTCTAGTCATGATGACTCCGTCAAGCCTGATG ATGCACAACGTTCGGTGTTATACAACATGCTGGGCTTCATGAAGAGAACAAAGCAGCAGAGAAGGGGTACACAAGGAATGTATCTGTCAGATATCAATAGCATCGAAGATCTTGATCCCGAAGTAGCTGCTCTCTACTTccccaatatctacaccaagcCAATCAAACAGCATTCCATCAATTCAG GTGGAAGTGGCAGTGGTAATGATGAGGATGCTGAGTCCGGAAACGGGCCGTCTCTGCCGCAGTCGCCGCACAGCGTGGAGGGGGCCATCGGCGGACCCAAGTCACTCGACAGCGACTTCGAAGAACCAAAGCACGGCTTGTTCAATTCCAA AGAAATCGCTTTGTCTCTTTGCGGTGGGCTAGAGGGCCAAGAAGGTCCTTCAGATCAGATGTTCCAGGATCATATTGTCCATTTCGAAGAGTTTGTTGATAACCCGGGACTCCTTGAGAACCCTAATCTTGTTGTCAAAATCGACGGCAAAAATTACAAATGGCGAACTGCGTGTTCTATTCTTATTGCGCGCCTTGTATTCAACAAGTCATTGCCTGAg GATGTCATATCCAGACTGTCTGATGCATCACCCAGGCAGGACAAGAGGAAAGGCCAGCGCCGGGACTATTACCGATCTTGGTTCACATGGGGAGTTCGAGCTTCAGACCCAG TTATTCCTGGTGGTAAAGACGCAATCAAAGATCAAGCTGAAAACTCCTTAGACATTTTGGAAGCAACCAATATCGACAATAAGATACTCCCGCAGGAGTCAGTAATTGA AAGTAAGGCAAGCAGTGTCACTGAAGCACCTCAAGAAACAGGTTCAGATGTGATTGGTGTCCCTGACCAGGAGCCAGCCGTGATTGGCGAGCAGGCGCCCACTGCTCTCTCAGTCGTTGATTCGCCTACTCAAAAATCTAGTCTCACCACCATTCCTGTTGTACCCCGGTCAACCAAACCTCGTCCTGG TGAACAAGTGTATTCAACATCATCTGAATCTGATTCAGAGTTGGACCGTAGGCAGAGAGTTTCAAAGACGCCCAGTCTCAGCATTCCTCTGGACAGAACTCACCGCTCTGGTAGCACTGACAAGTTCAAGAAAACATTGCGTCTCTCATCAGATCTCATT gCCAAATTGAATCTGAGGGAGGGAGCGAATGAGGTGGAGTTCAGTGTAACAACAGCATATCAGGGCACTAGCAGATGCAAATGTTTCCTATTCAAGTGGCGCTATGATGATAAAATTGTGATATCTGATATTGATGGTACAATTACCAA GTCTGATGTTCTGGGTCACATCTTGCCCATTGTAGGAAAAGACTGGGCTCAAAGTGGAGTCGCAAAGCTTTTTaccaaaataaagaataatggTTACAAGCTGCTCTACCTCTCTGCGAGAGCCATAG gTCAAGCACGACTCACTAGAGACTATCTCAGGTCAATAAAACAGGAAGATTTATCTCTTCCAGAAGGACCCATACTACTGAATCCTACTAGTCTTCTAACTGCATTTCACAC AGAGGTGATTGAGAAAAAGCCTGAAGAGTTCAAGATATCATGTCTTCGAGACATTCAAGCTTTGTTCCCGCCTAGCTCCTGTCCTTTTTACGCAGGTTATGGAAATAAGATTAAT GATGTTTGGGCTTATCAGGCTGTGGGAATACCAATATTCCGAATTTTCACTATTAACCATAAGGGTGAACTGAAACATGAACTCACTCAGACATTCCAGTCATC GTATTCGAACATGAGCTACATAGTTGACCAGATGTTCCCGGCGGCGCCTGTCAGAGCAAATCTCGAGGACTTCTCGCAGTTCTCGTTCTGGCGAGAGCCCCTACCCGACATCGACATTCAAAACGATCTGATTCAGCCACACAAATAA